The nucleotide window GGGAAAACGGAATTAGCCCTACAATATGCCCTTGAAGATGCCAAGAAATCCCCAGAAATGAGACGCTATCAAGGGGGAATTTGTTGGTTAAATGGACGAGGGGAAAATATTGGAAGTCAGCTTGTAAGGTTTATTGAAAAATATCTCCAGATAACAATGCCCGATGAAGGCACTTTAGAGGAACGGGTTGCTATCGGATGGCAGCGATGGACAGAGGGAGAAAGCCTGATTATTTTTGATGATGTTGAGGAAATTAAGCAAATTGAGTCTTATTTACCGCCCCAAGTTCCTCCCCCAAATAAGTGCTTTAAGGTGATTATTACTACTCGTAATCAGAGGATTAGCCGAAATTTTGCTCTTTTAGCGGTTGGATTATTGACTTTAGAAGACTCTATAAAATTATTAGCTTCTTTTATTGGGGAAAATACGATTAATCAAGATAAAGCGGGTGCTGAAGCTTTGTGTCAATGGTTGGGTTATCTGCCGTTAGCTATTGAGTTAGTGGGAAGATATATCAGGGAAACAGAGGAAGATTTAGCTACAGTGTTGGAAAGTTTAAAAGCCCTAAAATTAGCCGATGAAAGCCTAAATTATCCGAGTGATGAGATTATGACGGCTAAACGAGGGGTAACTGCTGCTTTCGAGTTGAGTTGGCAACGGTTGAGCAAATCTGCTCAAATTTTCGGGATGTATTTAAGTTTATTCGCCCTTGCGCCGATTCCTGCTGAGATGTTGCTGCCAGATGAGAATAATCGTAAGCAAACTGAGAAAGATTTACGAGATTTAAAAAATTTGAGTTTAATTAACGATATTGGTGATAAAATTTACGAAATTCATCCTTTAATCTGGCAATATTTAAGAGCAAAATTAGGGGAATTTAACGAAGCTGACAGCCTAAAACGTTACCATTGCCAATTAATGGCAATTATCGCTCGAAAACTGGGTGAAACACCAACAAAAGAAGATCTTGAAGCTTTTAGCCCTGCAATTCCCCATTTAGCGTTAACTGCTGAAGAACTTCATCCTTGGTTAACAGACGATGACTTAATTTGGCCTGATGTAGCATTGGGTAAATTTTACCAGAGTCAAGGCTTGTACGGGAAAGCAGAGCCTTATTATGATGATTGTCTTAGAATTACTCAAACTCGCTTCGGTGCAGAATCTTTCTATGTATTACTAAGTTTTAATAACCTCGCAACTTTATATATTTCTCAAGGGAAGTATAAAGAAGCTGAAACGATTTTAAGTCAAGATTTAGCTTTAACAAAATTTGAAAAAATAGAAGATTTTTGTGTAAGTCGTATTGTCAATAATATTGCTGAATTATATAAAAAATTGGGAAGATACCAAGAAGCAGAACCTTTGCTAATAAAGGCATTAGATCTTACAAAAAAGTCATTAGGAGAAGAACATTATGATATAGCTGTTAGATTGGATAATCTTGCTGATTTGTATTGTTGTCAAGGGAAATATAAAGAAGCAGAGCCTCTCGCACTGCAAGCATTTGATTTAAGAAAAAAACTATTTGGGATGGAACATCCATATATTACTAATAGTTTGAATAATCTTGCTAATTTGTACTTCTATCAAGGGAGATATGAAGAAGCAGAAACTTTTTATCTTCAATCTTTTGAACTGAGTAAAAAAATATTTGGAGAAGAAAACCTAGATACAGTTACCAGCCTTCAAAATTTAGCTAATTTTTATTTAAATCAAAAAAATTTTAAAAAAGCAGAAATAATGTGCGTTAAAGCTTTAGAGTTATCCCAAGTTTTTTTAGATGATGAACACCCCGACATAGCGACTATTTTTAATAATATTGGTCTTATATATAAAATGCAAGAAGAATATGAAAAAGCAGAAAATTATTATAAAAAAGCCTTAAAAATAAGAAAGAATAAACTAGGTGAAGAACATCTAGATGTAGCAAGAAGTTTCAATAATCTTGCTTCTTTATACGAAACTCAAAAAAGATTTGATGAAGCAGAGTTACTTTATCATAAAGCATTAGAAATAAAAAAGAAACGACTAGGAACAGAGAATGACTCAGTAGCAATCAGTTTCAATAATCTCGCATATTTATACCGTTGTCAAGGAAAATACGCCTATGCAATTACTAACTATCAAAAGGCGATCGCAATTTTACAACGGGTATTACCCGACAATCATCCCAAAATCGAAGAATGTATGAATAATTATGTTACTATGCTCCTAGAAGCACCAGAGGGAGAAGTTTTTCCGTTAATTTCTCCCGAATGGCAAAAGATAGTTTTAATTTTAAAAGAAACTTTTAAAACTAATAATACTAATTCCCCTATGAAAAAATCAAAATCAAAAAAGAAACCCCGTAAAAAAGGTAAAGGGTTTGGAAATTGACACCAATAAACGATAAACCTCTTTAAAGCCTCAAAAAATTTTATACAATAATATTATCATCTTACCTCAACACAATAATTAAATAATGTATAAACACCCTTTTGAAAGATTAGAAATATTTCTGGATGAATATCAAC belongs to Gloeothece citriformis PCC 7424 and includes:
- a CDS encoding tetratricopeptide repeat protein; this translates as MGRDEVLKQLEQQLQTSERVAISTLTGMGGIGKTELALQYALEDAKKSPEMRRYQGGICWLNGRGENIGSQLVRFIEKYLQITMPDEGTLEERVAIGWQRWTEGESLIIFDDVEEIKQIESYLPPQVPPPNKCFKVIITTRNQRISRNFALLAVGLLTLEDSIKLLASFIGENTINQDKAGAEALCQWLGYLPLAIELVGRYIRETEEDLATVLESLKALKLADESLNYPSDEIMTAKRGVTAAFELSWQRLSKSAQIFGMYLSLFALAPIPAEMLLPDENNRKQTEKDLRDLKNLSLINDIGDKIYEIHPLIWQYLRAKLGEFNEADSLKRYHCQLMAIIARKLGETPTKEDLEAFSPAIPHLALTAEELHPWLTDDDLIWPDVALGKFYQSQGLYGKAEPYYDDCLRITQTRFGAESFYVLLSFNNLATLYISQGKYKEAETILSQDLALTKFEKIEDFCVSRIVNNIAELYKKLGRYQEAEPLLIKALDLTKKSLGEEHYDIAVRLDNLADLYCCQGKYKEAEPLALQAFDLRKKLFGMEHPYITNSLNNLANLYFYQGRYEEAETFYLQSFELSKKIFGEENLDTVTSLQNLANFYLNQKNFKKAEIMCVKALELSQVFLDDEHPDIATIFNNIGLIYKMQEEYEKAENYYKKALKIRKNKLGEEHLDVARSFNNLASLYETQKRFDEAELLYHKALEIKKKRLGTENDSVAISFNNLAYLYRCQGKYAYAITNYQKAIAILQRVLPDNHPKIEECMNNYVTMLLEAPEGEVFPLISPEWQKIVLILKETFKTNNTNSPMKKSKSKKKPRKKGKGFGN